One genomic region from Haloprofundus salinisoli encodes:
- a CDS encoding NAD-dependent epimerase/dehydratase family protein produces the protein MKTALCIGGTRFIGRHTVEELLTHDYDVTTFTRGTHEDPFADRAGVSHIPGDRTDREALASAAAEVDPDVVVDFCAYRPREVETATEVFADSRYVYVSSGSAYARADVPMREDETPIHDCSPEQADDDSAESYGPRKAEGDRAVAVAATESRRVSRSRSASGVSATAEGVEAMSVRPMLVYGPHDYTERFAYWVGRVAEYDRVLVPGDGGSLLHRSYVEDVASALRVVAEEGNPGEAYNVADRNAFSLAESLELVADALDTEVEIVGASDRELAEGGIEPAEFPLYAPRPMLVSTEKLSALGWESTPKTEAVAATAIAHVENGRNGTENGPAREAERRVLDTLDA, from the coding sequence ATGAAAACCGCTCTCTGTATCGGCGGGACCCGCTTCATCGGCCGCCACACGGTCGAAGAGCTCCTGACACACGACTACGACGTGACGACGTTCACCCGCGGTACACACGAGGACCCTTTCGCCGACCGCGCGGGCGTCTCGCACATCCCCGGCGACCGGACCGACCGCGAGGCGCTGGCGTCGGCGGCCGCCGAGGTCGACCCCGACGTCGTCGTCGACTTCTGCGCGTACCGTCCTCGGGAGGTGGAGACCGCAACAGAGGTGTTCGCAGACTCCCGGTACGTCTACGTCTCCAGCGGGAGCGCCTACGCCCGAGCGGACGTGCCGATGCGCGAGGACGAGACGCCGATTCACGACTGTTCGCCCGAACAGGCCGACGACGACTCCGCCGAGAGCTACGGTCCCAGAAAGGCCGAAGGCGACAGAGCGGTCGCCGTGGCGGCCACCGAAAGTCGAAGAGTTTCGAGGTCTCGAAGCGCATCCGGCGTTTCGGCGACGGCGGAGGGCGTCGAGGCGATGTCGGTCCGGCCGATGCTCGTCTACGGACCGCACGACTACACCGAGCGCTTCGCCTACTGGGTCGGCCGCGTCGCCGAGTACGACCGCGTGCTCGTCCCCGGAGACGGCGGGAGTCTCCTCCACCGGTCGTACGTCGAGGATGTCGCCAGCGCCCTCAGAGTCGTCGCCGAGGAAGGCAACCCCGGAGAGGCGTACAACGTGGCCGACCGGAACGCCTTCTCGCTGGCCGAGTCGCTCGAACTCGTCGCCGACGCGCTCGACACCGAGGTCGAAATCGTCGGTGCGAGCGACCGCGAGTTGGCCGAGGGCGGGATAGAGCCGGCGGAGTTCCCGTTGTACGCGCCGCGTCCGATGCTGGTGTCGACCGAGAAACTCAGCGCACTGGGTTGGGAGTCGACGCCGAAAACCGAGGCCGTCGCGGCCACGGCGATCGCGCACGTCGAAAACGGGCGCAACGGGACGGAGAACGGCCCCGCGAGAGAGGCTGAACGTCGAGTGCTGGACACGTTGGACGCCTGA
- a CDS encoding GNAT family N-acetyltransferase, with amino-acid sequence MFPTEIETDRLTLLRCCRENLPARELYRHVGRDAPAVSELTRYTMWNPHRTLKETHDYLVDIEEQWDEREQATYVVYSRDADGDDDFAGVTNLHLGWKRRSAELGIWLREPFWGRGYSGERAAALFELAFERLDLDLVGAAHQDGNEKSKRAIERYVDAHGGQYDGVLRNWIPKGDEVRDLHRYTVSREQYQESRRSA; translated from the coding sequence ATGTTCCCGACCGAAATCGAGACCGACCGTCTCACGCTCCTTCGATGCTGCCGTGAGAACCTTCCCGCGAGAGAACTCTATCGACACGTGGGCCGCGACGCTCCGGCCGTGAGCGAACTGACCCGGTACACGATGTGGAACCCCCACCGGACGCTCAAGGAGACCCACGATTATCTGGTCGACATCGAAGAACAGTGGGACGAGAGAGAGCAAGCGACCTACGTCGTCTATTCGAGAGATGCCGACGGCGACGACGACTTCGCGGGCGTCACGAACCTCCATCTCGGCTGGAAGCGCCGCTCTGCGGAACTCGGTATCTGGCTCCGCGAACCGTTCTGGGGCCGCGGCTACTCCGGCGAGCGCGCGGCGGCGCTGTTCGAACTGGCGTTCGAGCGGTTGGACCTCGACCTCGTCGGCGCGGCGCACCAAGACGGCAACGAGAAGTCGAAGCGAGCCATCGAGCGCTACGTCGACGCCCACGGCGGCCAGTACGACGGCGTCCTCCGCAACTGGATTCCGAAGGGCGACGAGGTGAGAGACCTCCACCGGTACACCGTCTCCCGCGAGCAGTATCAAGAGTCGCGTCGGTCGGCCTAA
- a CDS encoding NAD-dependent epimerase/dehydratase family protein, which yields MTDSALVVGGTRFIGRHVVDDLLENGYEVTIFNRGNHENPFADDDRVSRVEGDRTNRDDLERARDEAEPNIVVDCVAYKPAEVEEAVDVFADVDGYVYISSGSAYGNEEIPKREGVTELCDCTPEQADDDSAESYGPRKAEGDRIVSEAAERGVNATSVRPCIVYGPHDYTERLDYWLDRVDNYDRVIVPGDGTNIWHRAYVEDVASALRIVAESGEPGEAYNVGDQRLVTLEEMVEVIADAADTDVEIVHAGERELAAAELEPTDFVLYRSYPHVLDTNKLASLGWESTPVEEAMRRTVKEHRESDRDGSEHDPGREAEERVLGVLDTI from the coding sequence ATGACCGACTCAGCACTCGTCGTCGGCGGGACGCGCTTCATCGGACGTCACGTCGTCGACGACCTTCTGGAGAACGGCTACGAGGTCACGATCTTCAACCGCGGCAACCACGAGAACCCCTTCGCCGACGACGACCGCGTCAGTCGCGTCGAGGGCGACCGAACGAACCGAGACGACCTCGAACGCGCCCGCGACGAAGCGGAGCCGAATATCGTCGTCGACTGCGTCGCGTACAAACCCGCCGAGGTCGAGGAGGCGGTCGACGTGTTCGCCGACGTCGACGGCTACGTCTACATCTCAAGCGGGAGCGCCTACGGCAACGAGGAGATTCCCAAGCGCGAGGGCGTCACCGAACTCTGCGACTGCACACCCGAGCAGGCCGACGACGACTCCGCCGAGAGCTACGGGCCGCGGAAGGCCGAGGGCGACCGCATCGTCTCCGAGGCCGCCGAGCGCGGCGTCAACGCCACCTCCGTCCGGCCGTGCATCGTCTACGGACCGCACGACTACACCGAGCGCCTCGACTACTGGCTCGACCGCGTCGACAACTACGACCGCGTCATCGTGCCGGGCGACGGCACGAACATCTGGCACCGCGCCTACGTCGAGGACGTGGCGAGCGCGCTCCGCATCGTCGCCGAGTCGGGCGAACCGGGCGAGGCGTACAACGTCGGCGACCAGCGTCTCGTCACGCTCGAAGAGATGGTCGAAGTCATCGCCGACGCCGCGGACACGGATGTAGAAATCGTCCACGCGGGCGAGCGCGAACTCGCCGCTGCGGAGCTCGAACCGACGGACTTCGTCCTCTACCGGTCGTATCCGCACGTCCTCGACACGAACAAGCTCGCGTCGCTGGGGTGGGAGTCGACGCCCGTCGAGGAGGCGATGCGCCGGACCGTGAAGGAACACCGCGAGAGCGACCGCGACGGCTCCGAACACGACCCCGGCCGGGAGGCCGAGGAACGGGTGCTCGGCGTGCTGGATACGATATAA